In the Pogona vitticeps strain Pit_001003342236 chromosome 2, PviZW2.1, whole genome shotgun sequence genome, GCTGTTTAAGTTATATGCTATGGTTAAgacttacaaaaatacaaaatgttaAAATTTGTCCAATTACAGAAGTTCAGAAATTCTTATGCAAAAGAATTAGGTAAACCCTCCTCCTATATTTCTAACCTTTTCGGAATGGGTATTACTGGCAGGATGAGTTTATACAATGAAACTTTAGTTCGTGGTACAGCTGGGCTACACTAGAGATGATGTCAACATGAAACAGTCActgcaaaaaagaacaaatatgCTGTGATGTTTGtgcaaattgtttttttttttactataaaaaGCTCCATCCACTAAAACCAGTGTTTACTTGCAACCACTGGAAAACAGATATTTAATTAAAATCACAGCCTTGGAAGAGCATATTCATGAATCTCCTACACTATGCACAGTTGTGGTATAATGCTGAATGATCTATAGTTCCTTCCTACCCAAATGAGTTCTCACCTAGATTAGAGAAGTGTGATTTGGTCTTTAGGCTCCCAGAGTCAAGCCACTGTTGGAGTTCAGCAGAATTAATCTGGAATAATTAACTGCATGGATGTAATGTGTGTCTTGCAAGGAAGATCTGTAGGAAAGTGTCAACTTGTACGCCACTTGGGTGCTGCTTTCAGCTCCTAGGATTTGTTGGTAATCTGTAAATACTAATTGGGCTCTCCACTGGTGCCTTCCTCCAGGTGTTCGATGGCTGGATATTGAAAGGTGAGAAGTTCCCTAGCTCCCTGGATCATCCTCTCTCCACCTCTGAAAGATACATAGATTTCTGTGAAGCAGGCCGCATTAGGAGCACTATCAGGTCATCACAGAATGTAGCCATGATCTTCTTCCGGATTCACGATCTAGGAAATGGATTCACATTGACAATAAGGAAAAAGCCCAATCTTTTCCGTAAGTATTGCTTTATATTACTTACCTGAGTATAATGAAAATAAAGGAGTGGTTATACCTGTGTCAGAAAGTAGGAGGGGATATACATTATATTTATATGGGTAGCACTGGGATAACAACATGGATCATTCCTAAAATTTGTTGTGCCAGAAAACAAATGCACGGGTAGTATTTGTATTCATTGTTCCATTGTCAAATGATATCAACGGAGACCTATTATTCTGTCATTTCAGACAGTCATTGAGTATTGTAAATATTTGCATCAGGGTGCCAGTCATGCACCTCCAATCATTAATCCTTTCTAATTGAGATAAATGCATGAGTTTCTGTGGCAATATTCAATTCATTCTGCTTGATGAGGACTGACAAATGATTTTTCAAGCAGATATTCAAAACCCCATAGTTATATTCTTAGAGCCTCATTAGCTGAAATGCTGATTCCATATCTAGAAGCATCGCACTCTCATGAGGCAAGTActgtctgtttattctaacagCAGCTAGTCTCCATCTACTTTTAGCAATCAGCCTGCTCTTGTTTGTAATTGGTCCACTGGGAGATAGCATAGCTTTGTTTGCATCTCTGATATCTCAGGCATGTAGCACTAAAGATTTGAATTGCCTGGAAGGATAACCTTGTCAGAAGAGGAAATACATGTTTGTATTTATGGAGTATGACCCATAATATTCAGAGTATCACTTTTCATTGCACAAATTGTGACTAAGTCATTCTGTATCTTTCCCCTGGATTAAAGCTTGCAATGTCATCTCTCAGACCCCCACTGGAAGATTTACCATGGTTATTCCTCatcagcacagaaactgcagtTTTTCCATAATATACCCAGTGGTGATAAAAATATCTGACCTTATGCTGGGACACTTGAATGgccttcacttaaaggtgagttctTTCTTCATTAGCTATCAGCTATGATGTTAATACGAATAACCAACTTATGCTGCAAGCTCATAAATCCatgggttgttgatatttattctaaCTGATCTAAGGTGCAATATAAACTTGTACAAACACCCTCCAACAGAGGACCTAGAAGGTTTCATGAACATTGGAAAAATACCTTCTACAGAAGAGCTCAACTTACAGTTGTGATCAAATGACAGAGGAACAACAAACTGAATCTGAATCTGGACCAGCCAGATGTGATGCTAATCACTTGGTGATTGGCAAATCTATTTGCTACCTCTGATGGGGCAGAGATTCCCCTTGTGAAACCAGTAAAGAGCTTGGGTGTTTTATGAAATCCAATGCTCATCCTAGCAAAAAAAAGTGAAAGCTATGTCCAGGTCATCTCATTGATCTTTGTTTGCTGCAGAAATATTCTTTCTGCCTAGTGAGAACTGACGTGACCACATCAATCCAGGTGCCTATGACTTGAAGAATAGACTGTTGTAATTTGACTTTGTTGGATTACCCTTGGTAACAACTCAGAAGCTTTGAATGATACAGCATGGTTTTCTGAATTCAGTTCAAGATGTTGGTTATTATTATCTTTAAGCCCTTCATCATTTGGGGTCCACATGCCAACTGGACTCTATAAATCCTTCATTATTTCAGCTTCATTCACAATGCTGCTTTACCATACCCAGGTTTTAGTGGAACCAACTGCATGTCAATAcaaccattgtttatttttggagtcAGTTTTGAACTAAAACTTCAGTGCGCATAGCTACAAGCACCTTGAATTTGTTTTCAAGTGAGTCATGTTTGCTACCACCTatactgtatacaaatatttgaTTTGTTCAGTAAGTTTGTGCTTTGTTCtgtatctttcttttttctttttctttttaaaagaagccctCTGCAGGTTGTGGGGGAGTTGGAGATTTTGTGGAGCTATTGGGAGGAAATGGCTTAGATCCTTCTAAGATGTTCCCGTTAGCTGATCTGTGCCACTCCTTCCATGGCCCTGGTGAGTTAGTTTTAATGACTATTATCCAGATcttttaataaaatgttataaATAGAAAAGACAATTTACAAAGTCTGTAAGTTCTAAGTATATTTGTTGTTGCCCTGCTCCTCTGATGTAATACCATGTTTTATGATACCATGAAGTCACTGTTATCTAGTGGTTAAATCTTGTCATTTAATGTAGTGAGTTGCATTAAAGTAGGGTCTCTGACTCGTTGTGGATTTTTtcagttcctctgtaagttccattgaatcaaatggcCTACTTTACTATAATAAGGCATGTGAAGAGTTGTAAACAATATCCTAGGTTTTAAttacatgtactgtacatgtttgttctgagtttcttttaaaaggcaagaAACGATGGGAATATTTTGGTGTCAGCAAATGTAATCTATTGGGATAATGTCTCATTCCATTTTTACAGTGAGTCATGACAATAAGAAGCAGAACTGGAAAATTCTGGTTATCAGTAGGGAGGCAACACGGGAATTCTTAGTGAATTCAGGAAATAATAGATCCTTATTCCTAAATGTAACTGTTCTACATATTGGCTTCTCCATGGGGTCAATAGATACCATAAAAGTCAATCATTAAGCAAAATCTGCCTAGATTAGTCCTAATTTAATGAAGGTTCTAAAGTATTAGTCTGATGGCAGTGTGATGTTTTACAATACAGCAAAAATGGTGCATAGAGAGCTTTTAATGTGCATGCaacacttttaaatttttaataattttatattaattGAGGTGCTTTTCATTAGTTTTATCTCAgttatcttttaattttataacttgttatgttttaatatattaacttaattctgttttaatatattaaaagttaattttgtttttatttgtacctGTTCATAAATGTGATCTGATCCACCCTGGGTCACAGATCTGTAAGAAGcaagacagaaaacaaataaataaagagttgGGTTTATAACATAGCTTGGAAAGTAATCAGAACCCAGAACTGTTGTTAGTAATTACCTTAAAAGAGCACTTTACTTCCTTGTTCTTTGAAAGCAGAATTGAAGAGAATTAagatactgtactttattttctAGTGACTTAAAAATCATTTGCAAGCCACTTGCCTGTGGTACAGAATGTGCCATCTTTTTCCATCCACCTCACTGTCAACAATCACAGAATGAGCCAGCAAGCAGCAATCTTATACTCCTCTTCCATCATTCAGTGAGGCCACACTCCTATAAttataaaaagtaattaaaactcACTGATATACTGTAAAAGGAGCAAAGCTATCTCTCACTAAATTATAATAGTAAAGTAATAGAattactttttcattattttaaatagaaacaacATGCAAGTAACTAGTTTCTACAAGGCTCTGATGTGTACGATAGAATGAGTCACAAATCAAATGGACAAGATTCTGTGCTTGCACATGTTACACAGTTACAGTGCATGGCAGTTGCATGTGGTCATCAACAATGCTATTATAACCAGCGGTTaggaatgactttttaaaatgacatgtggCAGGATACCCTAACCAGCATGGGCACATCTTTGATTATCCTGTGAAGATGGTCTTCTGGATTGCAAAAGGCACTATGTGCAAAACCTAGTACTTCAAAATCTCAGCTGACATTATTGCACACCACAACGTTGGTAAATGCACCTGAGCAAGTAGCTGTATTTGCCAGGAAGGACAGATACTTGGATTATGTTCATACATGTAAAGCAAGAACATTATTTCTGTAGCTAGGCCTCCAACACTATCTAATGGCTGATCATGGATTTTGCGAAGGCAGCTGGAGGCATTGTGATAACAAAAGATCTGTAGATAAAAAAGTTGAAACTCAGTTTGTATTCTGCAGTTAACTCTGCTCAGACAAAATCTACAAATGTTGGCGAAGTGTCGCCAATCATATACATTATTGAGGTGTATAATATAGAACTACTGAAATGAGCCCTAGTCTAGGTAGTGTTGCAtgctacagtatatatatatgtagattTATACAGGGACgaaatgtgtatttctgtgtCTGTTGCATTCTCCACATTCTGTTCCAAATGTATGTTGAAAATACCACTGTGGATTAatcaaatattgcctttcaattccttaacaaaagaaaatattttcagtcctttctttctgccttctgcTAGCACCATTTTTTCCAGCTAAGGATGACCATAACAAATGACAAATTAGAATTCATTTAGTAAGTATGGTGGCATCATCACAGCACATGGTAAATTAGATTTGTCAATTACTGATAGCACTGAAGACAAAAGAAATACATTTGGGATGAGGACATTAATTCCTGGATTGCTGTCATGGTTTGTCTAGCCAAATTGTGATGATAACATTGCGAATAGGATTATGTTATGATGCTGTGTAGCCAATCAGACTGGATACATGCTTATTCCAGTGATGGCAAATTAAACCCACTTGGACTAAGTCCAATGCTTTCAGAATAGGCTAGGTATTTAATTCCCATATGAAAGCAGCCACTGAAGCATCAGCATACATGCGTGCTCTTTAGTGCTAATGGATGTGCTAGAGAAACTTGCTTCCCTTGCAGTAATGAAAATTGCCCAAAACTGTAAAGTCAGGTTCAATACAGCTCATTCTGTGTAGCACAAAGCACTGTTACATTGGCTGCCTCATACTCTACTGACCACAGGAACCTAGAAATACACCCAGGTGCATCTCCATCTCTAATTCACAAGTGTGATAACATGATAATGTGTAAGCTTTATCGTCACACATTTCAGCTTTTTGGAATCTGGGCAACAGACGATTAAAAAATTATGTCCAAATGTATTTTTAACAGGACTGTAAAAATAGGGTGTAGTAACTGGGGCTTTGCCCTAAGGTACCAACATTTAGAGGGCTCTAATATCTTGAAATTAATCTACTGATGAATGTTAGGAGAATAAACACCTGGCaaaattaaccccccccccctctctctctctctctctctctctctctctctctctctcacacacacacacacacacacacacacacacacacacacacacacgcatgcacacgcatgcacgcacgcacacacacacacacacacacacatccttccttcctaagatttctctttcttttgaagAAGCATgacattctcttcctcctttttcttgtttGGAGAGCCTCATGCCCATGCATTGGGATGTGGAAGGGGAAGACAGTGCCAGTTGCTCGAGTGCCAGTAGTTTTAACTACTGGTTTTGAGTGTTTGTATCTGTAAAGGGTTTGAGCAACAAACCCATCAATTTGACCGTTGGGTCCTTTCCAGTCTATAGTCCTGTGATGTTTCCATATCAATTCTTAGGAGTTCTAAACATAATAAGGTGTCCTTTCTCCTTGATTAGCCCAAATGAAGATTGGCTGTGACAACACTGTGCTGAGAATGGTCTCCAGCGGCAAACATCTCAATCGGGTAACGTTTGAGTACCATCAACTGGATGAACATGAACTGGAAAACAGAAAGGAGAATAGCCTTGAGGAGTTCTGTCTTTCAAGTGTCTGAGAAGCCAAACAAGTCACTCTTTGTTGAAATGTAATGTtaattttgagcagctaattttATGAAACTGTTCTAGTGTATAAACATTTGTCTTTTCATAATAAATCATTATTTCCATGTTCAGAACAGTGTTAATCAGAACATTTGCAAAATATTGCCTACCCTCTCTAAGTGTATTTAATATTTCCAATATACTCAAATCTGTATGAATTCCAAAAGGAACAGTTGGGGACACGTACAGCTATTAATTTAATCAAAAGATAAGCACACATAGAAAATCAAAATGTGTGTGTTGcagtgcaaatatttttttctaacacTTGCTTGACTTTCTGAAACTATTTTCAGTGCACATGCAAAATTTAAAACACCATGAAGTTTAATCAGCAGTTTCTCACCCTTTACATCTGTTGCAAGTGCTTAAAAGACCCATATGGTGAAATTACCAATTTTATAAGAGAACATTCTGTATTAGTGTGTGCAAAACTAACTGCTTGGTAATTTATTACTACAATATAtgtatgattgtttttaataaaatttaTAGCATGAAAAATGTTTCCCTTCTACTTGTCAAGACATGAATAAATACATTCAAAGAACTGTCAACATCTAATTTCGTTGAGCTTTCTCCTCTCTGTATTTCCTGTCGGTAAGGCCACAGTCATGCCAGGGGAATATTCCCCTGTGctaacaatactttccatacctttgttgtaccGAGTCGCAGTCACGTGATATATATACCTGGACAaacatcccaatgtgttttaatgttgctgattcattttctcctatttgaattGTTACAGCTGGCTACATCATGGTaactatttattttctctcttgctttctggGATACTGCAgcccatgtatttatttattttttgaaacaaTATGTTGATATGTCTAGTAGGGGTTCCTGTTCAGTAAAATTTCCTCAGTTGCACTGGTGCCTCTGGAAGAACTGCACTGCACTCAATGGACCTGGCAATCTCATCCAGGGCTGTGTCACCTGCCAGACAGTTGGTAGAGTGATGCAGCACCTACCAATGCTCTGGCATACCTGGCCATTGACATAGGTTTACCTATGTATCAACATACCggctgtgatttaaaaaaaaaattatagcaggGCAGCTGTGCAgcagtaatggtggccaccttccccAGTGACTTGGCTTCATTAAAGGAATCAATAGGGTCATGCATACATGTCATACTGCTAaggcatactgtatttttccgtgtataaaatggcACTTTTCCCCTaaataatctgaaaaaaaatgggggccgttttatacacagaaggcagctctttaccactgccttttgcgaaggcatggggctttagcaaaaaggaaggggaggcgttgCTCCCTTTTTTGCTAAATTcagtgccttctcaaaaggcgaggggcgctttagcaaaaaggaaggggaggctttgctaagctctgtgccttctcaaaaggcaaggaaaagcagcagtcactttgacagctgctttccttgccttttgccaaggcacgggtgttagcaaaaagggagccctttgatccttgctttttcaaatttggggttagaaaagggggggttgtcttatactttgggtcgtcttataaactgaaaaatatgatacagtggtgccccgcatagcgacaacaatccgttccagaaaaattgtcgctatccagatttgtcgctatgcgaaaagaaaaagcccctaggaacacattaaaccccgtttaatgcgttcctatgggcttaaaactcacctttaagtgaaaatcttCCAtaaggctgccatttttgctgcccggtatgcgaggaatcggcacgaaaacacagcaggcggccatttttttccagtggccattttggaactgccgatcagctgtttttaaaacatcgctatgcaaaaatcggtacgcgaaacagcttaccgatcattgcaaagcgaatttttacTATTAGAAACATcataatgcgatcgcaaaaacgatcacaaaaaatccgtcgctatgcggattcgtcattaaacgaggcgctcgttaagtgaggcaccactgtatatcaaaatacCATTAGAACAAAATAATTGTATATTGTGTATGGTGTATTTGAAATGGTCTGAAGACCTCTTCAATAAAAGTTATTCTATTTAGAACAAAATAATAGAAGCCTCCTGACGAAGAGGAAATAAACTGCAGTTGCTGGCCACATAAATTGTTTGATAATGGTCATGCGTTGAGTGACCGGATATTTATGCAATAATCTAAGAGGAGTATAACTAGGGAACATTTCCCCAGTGCAACTACAACCTAGGTAACTTTCTAGGAACGATCATCATGGGTGTCGCTCACTGAAAAAAACACTACATAAAACAGGTACAGTCATGTGGACATCTGCTATGCTTGCAAATATATGAAAACCCTGAGAACAGGCATTGCTTCTTGAacaagtttttaatattgtaaaattAAATGAGCACAAGCATCCATAAACAGGGACATGACAAATGGATGGTGACCAAAGGAAGAATCTTCTCAGTAGAGTCTATCGTCTCTAGaatgccttttttttccccataatagAACCCACAACATCCTCATTGCAAGCATTTTAACACCAGACTATGGCTTGTGGTAAGccttgatttctttttattttatcaaCTGCTAAAGTTTTATTGCTTgatcttaatattttaatgttctattattttaacatttcaacATTATTACAACATTTATAAAGttatcccctcccccttttctgttATTCCCAGAGTATTGCCAGTTGGATGatttacaaacatttttaaaatgaaggaaataataAATTGTACTGCAGAACTGAAGAAAGGTTTGGGCAATTAGGAATAGGAATTCTCTTAATCCCATAAGTGTATGTTTCTTGCACCTGGTTCTGACTGGTGGACTCTAGCAAATAACAAAGTAGATTATCTAGCCTGGCCGAAATCCAATTGTCTCTCCCACCAAGATTTACTTTCTGTTGATTGACATTACAATTCTGTGAACATCTAATTAGATTACAGAGAgttgtaactagcaattttggtgtCTAGGGCTTTCCTGCACTATTTGTgttcttccagcagcaaattCCAATGAGAAGAACTGTGTTCCTCCAACAGCAACATTTTGTGTCTTCTACATTTTAAATTCCTTAGGTCAAAGTCCAACTTCACCTAATCTAATTATGGCTTCAGGATATCATATATATCGtatatttccgtgtataaaacactactttttcctaaaatcattacagtaaaaattgaggggcataaACAGAAGTAAGATGAGAACAAAAcggcctgtaccttgcctctgtaaacaggcttccttcagtcaggaggcttagcttcctacagtcacaagccttatggaactgatgtcagctgatgctgaacaaaccaattggaacacacctcgctGGAGGTGGAGCTGTAGACAAtactcagattcaacagggactcaaaatgtctgaCCATTCTGAGCCCAGAAACTGAATACTCCAAGCTATGTTTtcctaatttgggggttagaaaaatgtggggggtgtcttataaacgggggtgtcttataaatggaaaaataggtAGATCACAATTTTGTATGGATACCTATTTTAATATTTGATCATGTTTTATTGACTGCTATGCTTAGACATACTCAGATTTAGTTTACCAGTCTCTCTGGGGGCACTCTGatactctatagcagtggtccccaaccttgggcctccagatgttcttggacttcagctcccagaaatcctggccagcagaggtggtgttgaaggcttctgggagttgtagtccaagaacatctggaggcccaaggttggggaccactgctctataccttgcccaaggccacacaggccggcttttctcccaagagagAGCTAGGACtcaaattcccaacttcttgCTCTGCAGTCAGCTAAGACATCTTTAAACCTCAGAGTGCTTTTAAGATCTGGGATTGaatgctgctgttgttacatgctgtcaagctatctccaatttatggcaaccataTAAATGGGTcacttccaaaatgtcccatcttCAACATCCCTgatcaactcttgtaaactcaaggctgtgacaTCCTTTATGGAGTCCACCCATCTCAcatgtggtcttccttttttttcctgctgccttcaactttggGATTAAATAGTGACATGTCATATTAGAAACTGGCGGATTATATGAACCAGATGACATATCACTCtccccaagaaaagaaaaagaaaaagaaaccagaaagagACAATTGCATGAAATGTACATATGCTAATTTGTATGTATAGATGCACGCTGagaaataatttacataaattatacAGAGATAGTGTACACGTCATTATGATGGGGGAAATTGTGACTGTGGCCTGTTGacctgtgtgtttgtttttgctctaCTATCCAGATGCAAAGCTTTTACTATTCCTTTTCATTGTTCCATAAACCAGATTTGGAAcagacatcctttcaaatataaACTGTTCATCAGCAGCCCTTCAAGGAAAAGATTGCCCTCTTTTCAGCGCGACATTTGATCTCTCTGTTTCAGACTGGCTAGACGTGGTGTAAATGCTAAAAGCCAGATTTTATGCAGACACAGCTATAGACATAACCATCCCATACAACAGAGTGCAACACATTCTAGAACATCTCTAATAGAAAAGTTgctttatggactacaactcccaaattcCTTGTGCAAAAATGGCCAGTGggccagtaacttttccaagttctgcctttAACACTAACACCGCATGTTTATGGTTTAAGAGGATTAAAGTATTCTCAGGTTTGCCCCTTCATGAACAATGAAACTGTCCTCCTAAATGCATGTGACATAATATGGGCAAATGCTCCAAGAGTGGAGTCTAGTAAACCTCCACTGGAAGGCTGCAGAGGGATATAAGGATGCTAGATTTGAGCAATGTATTCTCATGGCTTGTGGCGCTATCAAGAAATGGCTGCTGAAAAGTAACCTCATAGCATGGAAGGCTATCTGAATCAGGCTTTGGTTTGGAGGCAGGAATTACAGTCAGCTACCAGGAGGGAGAATGAGGCTATTTCCTCAGGCTATAAATGCTTGCGATAGTAACAAAGtttggaaatattattttgggggggggattttaatCAATGGTTATGCTGTCTGTGGTCATGGTCTCCCTCGCTCAAGTCAGATGCATTGTC is a window encoding:
- the CRHBP gene encoding corticotropin-releasing factor-binding protein isoform X2, producing MACGLACHLLLVFLAALEGESRYFEAKDEVAAEEEPFLLLNADLKRELSEGQQMYRRALRCIDMLSLEGQFTFTAEQPQLHCATFFIGDPQEFIMIDFDFVNIDCQAGDFLKVFDGWILKGEKFPSSLDHPLSTSERYIDFCEAGRIRSTIRSSQNVAMIFFRIHDLGNGFTLTIRKKPNLFPCNVISQTPTGRFTMVIPHQHRNCSFSIIYPVVIKISDLMLGHLNGLHLKPSAGCGGVGDFVELLGGNGLDPSKMFPLADLCHSFHGPAQMKIGCDNTVLRMVSSGKHLNRVTFEYHQLDEHELENRKENSLEEFCLSSV
- the CRHBP gene encoding corticotropin-releasing factor-binding protein isoform X1 translates to MACGLACHLLLVFLAALEGESRYFEAKDEVAAEEEPFLLLNADLKRELSEGQQMYRRALRCIDMLSLEGQFTFTAEQPQLHCATFFIGDPQEFIMIDFDFVNIDCQAGDFLKVFDGWILKGEKFPSSLDHPLSTSERYIDFCEAGRIRSTIRSSQNVAMIFFRIHDLGNGFTLTIRKKPNLFPCNVISQTPTGRFTMVIPHQHRNCSFSIIYPVVIKISDLMLGHLNGLHLKKPSAGCGGVGDFVELLGGNGLDPSKMFPLADLCHSFHGPAQMKIGCDNTVLRMVSSGKHLNRVTFEYHQLDEHELENRKENSLEEFCLSSV